atagttcaccgaaaatgtttaattcactctttatctactcaccactatgccgatggaggggtgggtgaagtgtttgagtccataaaacccttttggagtttcaggggtaaacagtgttgcagccaaatccaatacaattgaagttaatgGTGAGCACTTCTtcaaatctattaaaaaaacatactgctcctgtgttgtcatcaaagtgtctgtACACCCCGACATTGAAATTCGACTCGAgacggcatcatttacaccaagtttttagcctaaatgtcctctgatattcTCCTTCGGAGCCATGTTcaagttcacacacactgcacacactgcacacaatgCAAACACTGGTAACTGACTTTTAGCTATCCTTTTACCAATAAAAAAGCCATTCTTACCATCGCCTGTgattttgtgcttttaaactAGTTTAAACTTACCTGCTaatatcaatgaaaatgttgagatAGTGCGTATGTCATTTAACCATACTTCACTGGAACAACAAAATAGAAAGATATGGAGATCAGATAATCATGTGAGGATAAGCCATATGTTTTGGATAGTCTCCcaagaagaaaacaggaaaacagtaTATCCGTGGTTCCACCCAGGTGCAACTACAACATGGCTCCACTTTAAATGTTACTGCAATAATAAATTGTggcattttccctttttctattACAAAGGATGGTCCTGTTTTTCCTATATGCAAAAGGAGATAAGATAGGAAACACAAGAGCTCCTTTCATTATCATTTAGAGAATGAGCTCTTATCTTGACTACTGCTGAAATACTACAATCGAATAATCCTAACTCTTTATGGATTTTTGTCcccacatctttccttgaccaCATGACGTTTTCCATCATGGTTTTGGGATAGTGGTTAGGAAACTGCAGCCAGATTCTGCACAGTAGGCATCGCAGTGTGGTACCACGGATACAGAAAGCTTTCATGTTATCCATCTTTATAATCAGTCAATGGTTTATCAACAAAATGTATGCGTTTTGTATCCTCAGTTGGATTTTAAAGGCAGCAAAGGAAAGCGATGATTGATACATAAATTCTAACATGatgaaaatgattattttacttttatgtaGGCACAAACTATTTAATTTCACTTAAATCTCATTGTCCCGTAGACCCACCCGGCCAACTacacagaggaggtgaaatCTGCCTTCCTCCAGGCAATATATGACAGAGGGAATCTGTCCTCTCCAGCAATAAATGACTCAGAGTTCCTGCTGTGGCCTCTGCTGGTCGACCTCTCTCCCAGCCTGGTGACACCTTTACTTGACATTGGGAAGAACAGGAGTTGTAATAGCAGCCAAGAAATGTAAGTATGCCTGTGGTGGTCgtgattatttttgattatcATTGTGATGTGATCTGATTGTTGACTTGCTTCTGACTAATGTTCTTCTGAATCTAGCATCACATTGTTGGACACACTACACTTGACACTTACGAATAAAACTATGTACAGCATTTACCattatgtatatattgttgtgatgtattttttaatacagGTCCAATACCTCTCAAATGTTACACTGGCAGAAGCTTGTACATCTATCTGAAAGACACATTCCTCAGCTTTGGATTCCCAGATTTGTCCACGTTCAAATCTCTTCTGCCAGCGACACGTGAATCAGAGGTGATATAATAGAATCCATCTATAAAGTTCACACAGATtgctcattttcttttgaaaagtgGGGCTAATCAGTTTTCACCAAATtccttttcatgtgttttccaAGTGGTAATTCAGTAGAAATTTCAAACTGAgtattgtaatttattttcgTCATTAATTCCCCCCCCTTTCTATTTGTTTCAGCTCCTAAGTACCATCAACGCCGCAGAGCTGAATCAGCTCCTCAATCAACCCAATATGATTGACAACAACTCTGACATCTGTGTCCTTTTCAACAACTACAATtcatcaggagagacttgattcacatttaaaaatgtttattttgacaaatgcACTTTGGACTTTTGGACTTCGCAaagtgcgacatcctctgcccttaaccctcaacaagagtaaggaaaaactacaaaaaccttttgacaggaaaaacgtagaaacctcaggaagagccacatgcgagggatccctcttccaggacggacagaagtgcaatggagACTGTGAGCCACTTATGTAGCCGTTCGTAATGTTCTTTTTTCCACAGCTGACTTGCATGTACAACCTGCTCAAGTGAAACATCTCCCAGAACTTCGGAGATTATCCTTCTGACATGCTTCTGCTTATGTTTCTCTTTCATCTGCTGGTTTCACAGCCTCACAGTAAAGGACAGAAACAGCTTAAAACTAAATTGGCAAAATCTGTTCAGTGAGTGAACAATTTTGGTTTTGTAACCAACAAACCTCTAAAAGCATATTGAGTATTGAACATGTTCTTAGAAGTGACTTTTTCTTGTTGCCATCAGGAAGTTATGTTTTACTTGTTTGCAAAAATATTTGATACTCCAAATCCTGTATCCCTTCTGCAATCCGTCATTTAAACGGTACATAGATTTTTAAACCCTTGCCTTCGTTGTTGCTTATCTTTTCATCCACTtaaattcttgtttttaataataattcgatcagttttatttattctataatTATTCTCATACATTCTCATTCTCACATATACTTATTCTTATATTATTATCCTACCTTCTATATTTGGACCTATCTGTGTATGTTTTATTATACAGGCTGTTCCAAATGAATTGATCCCAGTGGGATAAATAAAGTAGTTTGAATTGAATGGAATTAAATAGATGCGTGATGCGTATGTgtgaaaaaacatatttgcttGTTAGATGGTGCAAATTAATCAGAAAAGTAGTCTGTGTGTCTCAACTTCACCACTGTTTTAAAATAGATTATGTTTCAACTGAACAGGGCATAAAAGGCTTCACTGTGGGCCGAGACAACGTGGAGGTCATGGGAAACATGGCCTGCACTCTGGACGGCTCTTACATCCAGAACGCTGATCCTCTCATCCTGGAAAAACTCAAAGTCTGCAAAGATCTCTCTGACAGCCAGGTGGCTTCCATTGAGACGCTGCTGCTGTCTGGGAAAACACCATATGGGTACAAAAAACGAATCCAATTAACAGCcattgaaattatttttttaaagcatggGCAAATAATCttctatatttttcatattgtcAACAATTCgtataaaatatagaaatagggaacaatatatatatctgaATATTATAAACACTAGAAAAAGATGAACACAATATGAACGTGGATATGTACAATTTGAATGTTTATATGGCCGTTATTGGCGGAGGAAAGTTAAAATTCCACAGTCACGGGTGAGGACATTTAGGCAGTGCAATGCTGGGTTCCTGGGCCTTATTGATGAGGCCAGCTGGAGTCAAGGTTTTGAGTCTGTCCCACATGCACCAtcttgctgctgtaaatacaaaGTTCACAGAACTGCCAGCGACAAAATGATTTTTTGCAGGATCGTTGTGACTTTGAAtgccacaaacacagactcagaAACTGTTGAGAGATGTACAAACACATTGCTGGTGTTAGTCTTTTGTGGGATTTGATAgttgcaagaaaaaaacatttcctgaatGCAACGTACACAAACCATCaccctcttttattttgaggtATTTAGGTATATTTAAGGATTATTAATGTCCatttgttaaataataaatcctcTTCCATAAAATGAGTAGCCGAGCAATAGACCAGACTGTAAGAATGTGTCTTCTCTGTGCAGAAATGTCAACACCTGGAACAAGCAAACACTGACGGACCTGGGGATCCTTCCTCTGTATTTCACAAGAAACATCTGGGGAAAGTTAAAACATGTATGTGTTTTACTCTACTTCTGATACTCTTTGTTGCCATGTTATTGAATcatttttctaatttaaatACCACACCAAAGATTCCTCCAATCCattgtatgttttgtgttaaaaacaattcccgtaatgtgtttttttttcttttgcagaaaacaaagaaaaagcatCTCAGGAAATTTATGCCCCGTCTGAGGAAAAGCaagacaaagaagaggaagctCAAACATCTTTTCAAACAGATGATCGCGCTCAAGAGAAAACGAGGAGCAGGTAAAGGTTCCGTTTTTGTGTTCGGTTTTACAAAAAGGTCTGTTTATACTGGAGCTGATTTCATTAGTGAATTAATTGAGAGAAATGTAACATTCTGATGATAAGTGAATAATCAGGCTACAGACAGTAGCAATCAgacctctctgtctgttctaTTGAAttgagcaggtgtgtgttttatttcttcaaatcTAAACGTTTAATTAGTTAAGAGGaacattttgttatttcttaTTTGTCCAGTTCAAAGTCGTTTGTCAAGTGCGATAACAAagatttcacacaaaacaagcacTTTGAAGACATCACCTTGGACTCTAACTGTATATTGTATCGTAAAAACTACATATTGTATAAAAcagctgtgtatgtgtgttcctCTCATTTACTCGCTTATAATTGTTCACAAAAGGCTGCACAGTGGGAAACATCACCCAATTGACAGCGAGTGACCCGTCCTTCCCCTTTGGCTACGATGCAACGCAATTTGACCTCTGCCTGGACGTCCCTGTTCTGAAGGACAGTCTCGACTCCATTTGCGAGAAAGCGGTCTATGATGATTTCCAGAAAATCATTCTGAAGAAACTCAACCAGGTAAATTTCATACATGAAAGGTTGAGTGGCctaatactgtatatattattgGCTTTTTAGTAAAATGCATGTTACAGACTTCCACAATGACAAAAAAGATGAATTTAGGAATTTAGAGACATGGCTGaacaacaaatcaataaattggTGAGCGTGTTGTATAACTTCTGgttttgttggtgtttgtcTATTGACTTCTGCTCGACTTCATCCTCCTTAATTCTCTTACTTTCTTCCCCATCTCCATATTTAACCTCATTCTGTCTACACACTCTCTTTTTCACAGTGTTTCACATGCTATTGTTGTCCTGGTTAGCCTAGCAACTTAGCTTTAGCAGCTGTCACTCCCCTGCTCCCTCCTGCTCAGTGTGCTTGACATTCACTTACTCCTCCGctcacattgagtctggttcttaGGGTTCCTTCCAGTTaagagggagttttttctctccacactgtgatgtatatttttatttttgatgcaAGTGAAAGAGATTGACACTGCTCTAATATCTGtcagttaaaataaagtttacagTCTAGCATaacttagcataaagactggtaGCATGGGGAAACAGTTAGCCTACTTGTGCCTGCTTTTAAAGACTAGTTAAGACATATTATCTTGTTTGTTAAATCTGTGCAAAACCTGGAAGTGTAGTACAATTTGACATTAGCTAATTTTTTCTAACAACTTTtcgcatctttttttttaatgtgaccACAGTCCAAGGCCTCATGGGTAGTCAGGTCAGCGATCTCGAGTTGTTGCTAGAGACCCTGTGGTTGAGACCTGGGTGAACCGTCAGCTGCAGGTCGATCTAGACAAACTGGGTCTAAACCTAACCACCAACAGAACCAGCACGACCACTGCACCACCCAGATCCATCAGCAGCACACATACTGCTacatcagcatcagcacctgTATCAGTGTCGACGTCAGCTTCAACATCTGCACCAGCATCAGTGTTGGCATCAGCATCAATATCTACACTAGCATCAGTGTCGGCATCAGCTTCAACATCTGCACCAGCATCAGTGTCGGCATCAGCTTTAACATCTACATCAGCATCAGGGTCGGCATTAACATCTGCATCAACATCTGCATTATCATCTGCATCAACTTCTGCatcaacatcagcagcagccattaATGTGACAGCAACACAGGGTAAGAAACATCTGGGTTTATTTGTTCGTTAAGTGAGTTTTGGCTTGGAGCATGAGGTCTTCACACTGGGAATGTTTCAAGAACTGTTGTTGTTATATCACGCAGTGAAAAAGAAACTGCTgtgtaaaatggtaaatggtttgtatttatatagcgcttttctagtcttgatgaccactcaaagctctttacagtacagtttcatattcacccattcacacacacattcatacagtgcatctattagcagcactttgttgttctatgaggggcaattcagggttcagcatcttgcccaaggacacttcggcatgcagatggggaagactggggatcgaactgccgactttcaggttggaggacgaccactctacccctcagccacagccgatCCTGTGTAGGATCCTGTTGTGTTCCTCTGACCCTCAGATGAGGTGCTAACCTCAAACTGTCCCATGGACAATCATCCTAAGATGCATATGTTCTGAACCAGAAGGCGTTGTATCCCCTGTATGAAGCAATGGAACTCTGCTTCTCACATTCAACTTTGTAAAATGGAGTTCATCATTACTGAATGATGCATAAGTCATTATTTTTGCCAGGAGAATGAGCCAGAACAAATAGATTTCACTTTTTATCAAGAATATGTTGTAATTGTAGCAAATTCCCTTCGATGCCATTATGAAACATTTTGATGCATAATACTCAGAcaagtattttgtatttattgtgttgtttaagCCCCTTGGGTGCAAAGGCCTTAAGtatttaacccttgtgttgtccctgcttcccccggctgttggccccctcacatagcccaccacatattagcacgcacacgtagggcaatagacaagtgagcagcccttgcagatgtatttgttacacccggCACActgtgtgagttttacagtcctttttcctggggcatatctgacacctcttcctcttactcgccccgagcggggctgctgctagggctatggaggaggccggacactcgggtcgagcgtcgtcgTCGTGGTCAAGAGCTCcccgtgcgggggatgcgctcccttcgtgcgataaacagagtcacgagagcctttcccagctgctcggggaacaccctccgcttgttccgcttgcctggcatccagtcggggttgatctctctccatatcacgaaggcgttgtaggaagagac
The sequence above is drawn from the Hippoglossus hippoglossus isolate fHipHip1 chromosome 22, fHipHip1.pri, whole genome shotgun sequence genome and encodes:
- the LOC117756536 gene encoding mesothelin-like protein, translating into MGNMACTLDGSYIQNADPLILEKLKVCKDLSDSQVASIETLLLSGKTPYGNVNTWNKQTLTDLGILPLYFTRNIWGKLKHKTKKKHLRKFMPRLRKSKTKKRKLKHLFKQMIALKRKRGAGCTVGNITQLTASDPSFPFGYDATQFDLCLDVPVLKDSLDSICEKAVYDDFQKIILKKLNQPSNLALAAVTPLLPPAQCA